The following proteins are co-located in the Xiphophorus maculatus strain JP 163 A chromosome 24, X_maculatus-5.0-male, whole genome shotgun sequence genome:
- the als2 gene encoding alsin isoform X3, which yields MEAQGKSSEDDDGGERGLLHSWRGYSYSVVPERLLLPRPVLQVALGAQHGVLLVEGGQVYTFGELPWKQTQASQPTKPTPENALSGQRVVAVAAGSFHSGAVTEDGSVHMWGDNAAGQCGLSGLSCVPNPTPVALLEPGGAQSVPVLELACGEKHSLALSAQREVWAWGSGCQLGLKEAVFPVWKPQKVEQLAGRWVLQVACGASHSLALVRCVGPDGIQRPPVDKCNQCNQLLYTMTDKEDHVIISDGHYCPMGVEAREDPPPTQTLKASPSEPILPSHSSSTSTPAAPTPDPTPDPEDSQKGGTTTAARPPSDPDPPPSPKAAASTSSSKSSPYPGEKEVKEYLRKLSDASQTEAKMANGGLHALQAPPSGRGQSALNSLVASCASAVGERVASTYEALSLKRMMNFYLPSSRLEALGGAADGGAERVRREESVQAKKSSSTGDIHEEEAEGLRRRLSLPGLLSQVSPRLLRKMGRSRTRAFALTPMGGGVPEDQEVFPTLQTEVWSWGHGEQGELGHGDNLDRLQPFCIKSLNKKEVIRVSAGAHHSIALTAQSQVYSWGSNLSGQLGHMDTPSTVPRLAKLSEGIRVWDASAGERHTLLLADGDCIQPIIYYSGQQVKEAGEEEKVEKMEEEEEEEEDERPGGYTQQPVLLPFCMNLGFVSSVVAGGRRCVALSDRNVMGFISSLHELASAERKFYCKLCDIKSQVLRPLLELESLSSALGPAATELLQTLAGRFSLLSHLTGQHGASLTANLRRGRDVSSLLMLEHASIFLDVYNDYCSTVGNFFVMGGFHALTKPSLDIFGKSPELLQRLSECSEENTVTSDLLVALFYLPTQHLHEYGRLLLKLATCFEVSSGDYQKLQDSCSKFEALTLQLKRKRKEAEYTFHFWKSFPGKMTDSLRKPNRRLIYESSNKSLTVQNAGRFSVNWFILFNDSLVHAQGVAPCKNLFSTHHIFALATLWVEPAPEDNSGLHGLKVVTPEETLTLLASSSAEKTKWLRAINQAVDQALSGAGQDASGPASKSDPPISRTASYTFYKDGRLKDATYEGRWLAGKPHGRGILKWPDGRIYTGSFKSGLEDGFGEFACPNKALNQGDLYQGYWKEGKMHGLGTYRYASGEVYDGSFQDGMRQGHGMLRSGKHNTSSPSVFIGQWLQDKKTGYGVFDDITKGEKYMGMWQDHQRQGTGVVVTQFGLYYEGAFKDNKMMGTGILLSEDDTTYEGEFSDDWTLSGKGVLTMPNGDYLEGSFSGEWGSGLKVTGSYFKPNLFDAEKDRNRAVKLGRMSVRAEEKWQAVFEECWSELGCEAPGEGEHLKAWENIAVALTSRRQQIQDSPEILSRSHSKTLEGLEVIPQHEGPITIERYHSIRLYLLKACDTPLHPLGRLLETLVAVYRMTYVGVGANRRLLPQAVNEIKSYLCRIFQIVRFLFPDLPEEGGLIPEPAENLPDGNQEMSADTRTESPKPGRVVSSSALLLPVLLPRLYPPLFTLYALEKEKEDDMYWECVLRLNKQPDLALLAFLGVQQKFWPVSIPNSLPAPGGKQPVASSTKDACFASAVETLQQISTTFTPSDKLQVIQLTFEEITQEVQSLLKQDFLWSMDDLFPVFLYVVLRARIRNLGSEVSLIEDLMDPCVQHGEHGIMFTTLKACYYQIQHEKIT from the exons ATGGAAGCCCAGGGGAAGAG ctctgaAGATGACGATGGAGGGGAGCGGGGTCTCCTCCACTCCTGGAGGGGCTACTCCTACAGCGTGGTCCCAGAGAGGCTGCTCCTCCCGCGGCCAGTGCTGCAGGTCGCCCTCGGAGCGCAGCATGGGGTCCTGCTGGTGGAAG GAGGACAGGTGTATACTTTCGGGgagttgccatggaaacagacTCAGGCGTCCCAGCCTACTAAGCCGACCCCGGAGAACGCGCTCAGCGGGCAGCGGGTGGTCGCGGTCGCAGCCGGGAGCTTCCACAGCGGGGCGGTAACGGAGGACGGCAGCGTCCACATGTGGGGGGACAACGCGGCGGGCCAGTGCGGCCTGTCGGGCCTCAGCTGCGTGCCCAACCCGACGCCCGTGGCCCTGCTGGAACCCGGCGGCGCTCAGTCGGTGCCCGTCCTGGAGCTAGCGTGCGGAGAGAAACACAGCCTGGCGCTGTCGGCGCAGAGGGAGGTGTGGGCGTGGGGCAGCGGGTGTCAGCTGGGCCTGAAGGAGGCTGTCTTCCCCGTCTGGAAGCCTCAGAAGGTGGAGCAGCTGGCTGGCAGGTGGGTGCTGCAGGTGGCCTGCGGCGCTTCGCACAGCCTGGCTCTGGTGCGCTGCGTGGGACCCGACGGTATCCAGCGCCCCCCTGTGGACAAATGCAACCAGTGTAACCAGCTGCTGTACACCATGACGGATAAGGAGGACCACGTCATAATCTCTGACGGCCATTACTGCCCCATGGGAGTGGAAGCCAGAGAGGACCCCCCTCCTACCCAAACCTTGAAAGCATCCCCATCTGAACCCATCCTGCCCTCCCACAGCAGCTCCACTTCAACTCCAGCAGCTCCCACTCCTGACCCCACCCCAGACCCTGAGGACTCCCAGAAGGGAGGAACAACTACCGCAGCGCGCCCACCCTCTGACCCAGACCCCCCACCTTCCCCTAAAGCTGCTgcttccacctcctcctctaAGAGCTCCCCGTATCCTGGCGAGAAGGAAGTGAAGGAATACCTGAGGAAGCTGTCGGACGCATCGCAGACTGAAGCCAAGATGGCCAACGGCGGTCTGCACGCGCTGCAG GCGCCACCGTCGGGCCGCGGCCAGTCGGCCCTCAACAGCCTGGTGGCGTCCTGCGCCTCGGCGGTGGGCGAGCGTGTCGCCTCCACCTACGAGGCCCTTTCCCTGAAGAGGATGATGAACTTCTACTTGCCGTCGTCGCGGCTGGAGGCTCTCGGCGGGGCGGCCGACGGCGGGGCGGAGCGCGTCCGCCGGGAAGAGTCGGTCCAGGCCAAGAAGAGCTCCAGCACGGGGGACATTCacgaggaggaggcggagggtCTGCGGCGCCGCCTCTCGCTGCCGGGACTCCTCTCTCAGG TGTCGCCGAGGCTGCTGAGGAAGATGGGACGCTCCAGGACGCGGGCCTTCGCCCTCACCCCCATGGGAGGGGGCGTCCCCGAGGACCAGGAGGTGTTTCCCACCCTGCAGACCGAAGTGTGGAGCTGGGGACACGGCGAGCAAGGGGAGCTGGGACATGGAGACAACCTGGACAG GCTCCAGCCGTTCTGCATCAAGAGCCTGAACAAGAAGGAGGTGATCCGTGTTTCAGCCGGCGCCCATCACTCCATCGCTCTGACGGCTCAGTCTCAG GTGTATTCGTGGGGCAGTAACCTCTCCGGTCAACTGGGACACATGGACACGCCCAGCACCGTCCCCCGTCTTGCAAAA CTGTCGGAGGGGATCCGGGTTTGGGACGCCAGCGCTGGGGAGAGACACACTCTCCTGCTGGCTGACGGAGACTGCATCCAGCCCATCATTTACTACAGCGGGCAGCAGGTGAAGGAGGCTGGAGAAGAGGAGAAGgtggagaagatggaggaggaggaggaggaggaggaagatgagaggCCGGGAGGCTACACCCAGCAGCCCGTCCTGCTCCCGTTCTGCATGAAC CTGGGCTTCGTGAGCAGCGTGGTCGCCGGCGGTCGCCGGTGCGTCGCGCTCTCCGACAGGAACGTCATGGGCTTCATCTCCAGCCTTCACGAGTTGGCGTCCGCGGAGAGGAAGTTCTACTGCAAGCTGTGCGACATCAAATCCCAAGTtttgcgccccctgctggagctCG AGTCGCTGAGCTCGGCGTTGGGGCCGGCGGCCACTGAGCTCCTGCAGACGCTGGCGGGCAGATTCAGCCTGCTGAGCCACCTGACCGGGCAGCACGGCGCCAGCCTCACCGCCAACCTGCGACGCGGCCGTGACGTCAGCAGCCTCCTCATGCTGGAGCACGCCAGCATCTTCCTAGACGTCTACAATGA CTACTGCTCAACTGTGGGGAACTTCTTCGTGATGGGAGGTTTCCACGCTCTTACAAAGCCGTCCTT ggataTCTTCGGGAAAAGTCCCGAGCTACTGCAGAGGCTGTCGGAGTGCAGCGAGGAGAACACCGTCACCTCTGACCTCTTGGTGGCGCTCTTCTACCTCCCAACCCAACACTTGCACGAATACGGCCGGCTGCTGCTCAAACTGGCCACCTGCTTTGAAGTG AGCTCCGGTGACTACCAGAAGCTGCAGGACAGCTGTTCCAAGTTCGAAGCTCtgactctgcagctgaagaggaaaagaaaagaggccGAGTACACCTTCCACTTCTGGAAGAGCTTCCCGGGGAAAATGACG GACTCCCTGAGGAAGCCGAACCGCAGACTCATCTACGAGAGCAGCAACAAATCTCTCACGGTGCAGAACGCCGGCCGCTTTTCCGTCAACTGGTTCATCCTCTTCAACGACTCCCTGGTGCACGCGCAG GGCGTGGCGCCTTGTAAAAACCTT TTCTCCACCCATCACATCTTCGCCTTGGCCACGCTGTGGGTGGAGCCTGCACCAGAGGACAATTCTGGACT GCATGGTTTGAAGGTGGTCACGCCGGAGGAGACGCTAACTCTGCTGGCCTCGTCTTCCGCCGAGAAG acCAAGTGGCTCCGCGCCATCAACCAGGCGGTGGATCAGGCTCTGAGCGGGGCGGGGCAGGACGCCAGCGGCCCGGCATCAAAGTCGGACCCTCCGATCTCCAGGACCGCCTCGTACACGTTCTATAAAGACGGACGGCTGAAGGATGCAACTTATGAGGGTCGCTGGCTCGCTGGCAAGCCTCATGGCAG aGGTATTCTAAAATGGCCTGATGGGAGGATTTACACCGGCTCGTTCAAAAGCGGGTTGGAGGATGG CTTTGGGGAGTTCGCTTGCCCCAACAAGGCGCTGAATCAAGGTGATCTTTATCAAGGTTACTGGAAAGAAGGGAAGATGCATGGCCTTGGGACATACCG GTACGCAAGCGGCGAAGTTTACGACGGCTCCTTCCAGGATGGCATGCGGCAGGGTCACGGGATGCTGCGCAGTGGAAAGCACAACACCTCATCCCCCAGCGTCTTCATCGGACAGTGGCTACAAGACAAGAAAACGGGCTACGGAGTCTTTGACGACATCACAAA AGGGGAGAAGTACATGGGAATGTGGCAAGACCACCAGCGACAGGGCACGGGGGTCGTCGTCACCcagtttggtctgtactatgaAGGTGCCTTCAAAGACAACAAGATGATG ggTACAGGAATCCTTCTGTCTGAGGACGACACAACCTATGAGGGGGAGTTCTCTGATGATTGGACCCTCAGTGGAAAG GGTGTACTTACTATGCCAAATGGTGACTACCTGGAGGGCTCCTTTAGTGGCGAGTGGGGGTCTGGCCTCAAAGTGACGGGCTCCTACTTCAAGCCAAACCTGTTTGACGCTGAAAAGGACAGGAACCGGGCCGT GAAGCTGGGTCGGATGAGCGTGAGGGCGGAGGAAAAGTGGCAGGCGGTGTTCGAAGAGTGTTGGAGTGAGCTGGGCTGCGAGGCACCAGGTGAAGGGGAGCACTTGAAGGCCTGGGAGAACATCGCTGTGGCCCTGACCTCTAGGAGGCAGCAGATACAAGACAG TCCAGAAATATTGTCTCGGAGTCACAGTAAAACTCTAGAGGGTCTGGAGGTCATCCCCCAACATGAAGGGCCTATCACAATCGAGAGATATCACAGCATCCGACTGTACCTACTCAAG gcttgtgACACCCCCCTTCACCCTCTGGGCCGGCTGTTGGAAACCCTGGTGGCCGTCTACAGGATGACCTACGTTGGCGTGGGCGCGAACCGTCGCCTGCTGCCTCAGGCGGTCAACGAGATCAAGTCTTACCTCTGCCGCATCTTCCAGATTGTCAG ATTTCTCTTCCCTGACCTGCCAGAAGAGGGCGGTCTAATACCTGAACCAGCCGAAAACCTTCCAGATGGAAACCAGGAGATGTCCGCTGACACCCGGACAGAGTCGCCCAAACCAGG CCGCGTGGTGAGTAGCTCGGCTCTGCTGCTGCCTGTCCTGCTGCCTCGCCTCTACCCACCACTCTTCACTCTCTACGCtctggagaaggagaaggaggacgACATGTACTGGGAGTGTGTCCTGCGTCTCAACAAGCAGCCCGACCTCGCCCTGCTTGCCTTCCTGGGTGTCCAACA AAAGTTTTGGCCTGTTTCAATCCCAAACTCTTTGCCTGCTCCAGGAGGGAAACAGCCG GTTGCCTCAAGCACTAAAGACGCCTGCTTTGCCTCGGCAGTAGAAACGCTACAGCAGATCAG CACAACATTCACCCCGTCAGACAAGCTGCAGGTGATCCAGCTCACCTTCGAGGAGATCACACAGGAAGTGCAGTCTCTGCTGAAGCAGGACTTCCTGTGGTCCATGGATGACCTGTTCCCCGTGTTCCTGTATGTGGTGCTGCGAGCCCG
- the als2 gene encoding alsin isoform X4, translating into MEAQGKSSEDDDGGERGLLHSWRGYSYSVVPERLLLPRPVLQVALGAQHGVLLVEGGQVYTFGELPWKQTQASQPTKPTPENALSGQRVVAVAAGSFHSGAVTEDGSVHMWGDNAAGQCGLSGLSCVPNPTPVALLEPGGAQSVPVLELACGEKHSLALSAQREVWAWGSGCQLGLKEAVFPVWKPQKVEQLAGRWVLQVACGASHSLALVRCVGPDGIQRPPVDKCNQCNQLLYTMTDKEDHVIISDGHYCPMGVEAREDPPPTQTLKASPSEPILPSHSSSTSTPAAPTPDPTPDPEDSQKGGTTTAARPPSDPDPPPSPKAAASTSSSKSSPYPGEKEVKEYLRKLSDASQTEAKMANGGLHALQAPPSGRGQSALNSLVASCASAVGERVASTYEALSLKRMMNFYLPSSRLEALGGAADGGAERVRREESVQAKKSSSTGDIHEEEAEGLRRRLSLPGLLSQVSPRLLRKMGRSRTRAFALTPMGGGVPEDQEVFPTLQTEVWSWGHGEQGELGHGDNLDRLQPFCIKSLNKKEVIRVSAGAHHSIALTAQSQVYSWGSNLSGQLGHMDTPSTVPRLAKLSEGIRVWDASAGERHTLLLADGDCIQPIIYYSGQQVKEAGEEEKVEKMEEEEEEEEDERPGGYTQQPVLLPFCMNLGFVSSVVAGGRRCVALSDRNVMGFISSLHELASAERKFYCKLCDIKSQVLRPLLELESLSSALGPAATELLQTLAGRFSLLSHLTGQHGASLTANLRRGRDVSSLLMLEHASIFLDVYNDYCSTVGNFFVMGGFHALTKPSLDIFGKSPELLQRLSECSEENTVTSDLLVALFYLPTQHLHEYGRLLLKLATCFEVSSGDYQKLQDSCSKFEALTLQLKRKRKEAEYTFHFWKSFPGKMTDSLRKPNRRLIYESSNKSLTVQNAGRFSVNWFILFNDSLVHAQFSTHHIFALATLWVEPAPEDNSGLHGLKVVTPEETLTLLASSSAEKTKWLRAINQAVDQALSGAGQDASGPASKSDPPISRTASYTFYKDGRLKDATYEGRWLAGKPHGRGILKWPDGRIYTGSFKSGLEDGFGEFACPNKALNQGDLYQGYWKEGKMHGLGTYRYASGEVYDGSFQDGMRQGHGMLRSGKHNTSSPSVFIGQWLQDKKTGYGVFDDITKGEKYMGMWQDHQRQGTGVVVTQFGLYYEGAFKDNKMMGTGILLSEDDTTYEGEFSDDWTLSGKGVLTMPNGDYLEGSFSGEWGSGLKVTGSYFKPNLFDAEKDRNRAVKLGRMSVRAEEKWQAVFEECWSELGCEAPGEGEHLKAWENIAVALTSRRQQIQDSPEILSRSHSKTLEGLEVIPQHEGPITIERYHSIRLYLLKACDTPLHPLGRLLETLVAVYRMTYVGVGANRRLLPQAVNEIKSYLCRIFQIVRFLFPDLPEEGGLIPEPAENLPDGNQEMSADTRTESPKPGRVVSSSALLLPVLLPRLYPPLFTLYALEKEKEDDMYWECVLRLNKQPDLALLAFLGVQQKFWPVSIPNSLPAPGGKQPVASSTKDACFASAVETLQQISTTFTPSDKLQVIQLTFEEITQEVQSLLKQDFLWSMDDLFPVFLYVVLRARIRNLGSEVSLIEDLMDPCVQHGEHGIMFTTLKACYYQIQHEKIT; encoded by the exons ATGGAAGCCCAGGGGAAGAG ctctgaAGATGACGATGGAGGGGAGCGGGGTCTCCTCCACTCCTGGAGGGGCTACTCCTACAGCGTGGTCCCAGAGAGGCTGCTCCTCCCGCGGCCAGTGCTGCAGGTCGCCCTCGGAGCGCAGCATGGGGTCCTGCTGGTGGAAG GAGGACAGGTGTATACTTTCGGGgagttgccatggaaacagacTCAGGCGTCCCAGCCTACTAAGCCGACCCCGGAGAACGCGCTCAGCGGGCAGCGGGTGGTCGCGGTCGCAGCCGGGAGCTTCCACAGCGGGGCGGTAACGGAGGACGGCAGCGTCCACATGTGGGGGGACAACGCGGCGGGCCAGTGCGGCCTGTCGGGCCTCAGCTGCGTGCCCAACCCGACGCCCGTGGCCCTGCTGGAACCCGGCGGCGCTCAGTCGGTGCCCGTCCTGGAGCTAGCGTGCGGAGAGAAACACAGCCTGGCGCTGTCGGCGCAGAGGGAGGTGTGGGCGTGGGGCAGCGGGTGTCAGCTGGGCCTGAAGGAGGCTGTCTTCCCCGTCTGGAAGCCTCAGAAGGTGGAGCAGCTGGCTGGCAGGTGGGTGCTGCAGGTGGCCTGCGGCGCTTCGCACAGCCTGGCTCTGGTGCGCTGCGTGGGACCCGACGGTATCCAGCGCCCCCCTGTGGACAAATGCAACCAGTGTAACCAGCTGCTGTACACCATGACGGATAAGGAGGACCACGTCATAATCTCTGACGGCCATTACTGCCCCATGGGAGTGGAAGCCAGAGAGGACCCCCCTCCTACCCAAACCTTGAAAGCATCCCCATCTGAACCCATCCTGCCCTCCCACAGCAGCTCCACTTCAACTCCAGCAGCTCCCACTCCTGACCCCACCCCAGACCCTGAGGACTCCCAGAAGGGAGGAACAACTACCGCAGCGCGCCCACCCTCTGACCCAGACCCCCCACCTTCCCCTAAAGCTGCTgcttccacctcctcctctaAGAGCTCCCCGTATCCTGGCGAGAAGGAAGTGAAGGAATACCTGAGGAAGCTGTCGGACGCATCGCAGACTGAAGCCAAGATGGCCAACGGCGGTCTGCACGCGCTGCAG GCGCCACCGTCGGGCCGCGGCCAGTCGGCCCTCAACAGCCTGGTGGCGTCCTGCGCCTCGGCGGTGGGCGAGCGTGTCGCCTCCACCTACGAGGCCCTTTCCCTGAAGAGGATGATGAACTTCTACTTGCCGTCGTCGCGGCTGGAGGCTCTCGGCGGGGCGGCCGACGGCGGGGCGGAGCGCGTCCGCCGGGAAGAGTCGGTCCAGGCCAAGAAGAGCTCCAGCACGGGGGACATTCacgaggaggaggcggagggtCTGCGGCGCCGCCTCTCGCTGCCGGGACTCCTCTCTCAGG TGTCGCCGAGGCTGCTGAGGAAGATGGGACGCTCCAGGACGCGGGCCTTCGCCCTCACCCCCATGGGAGGGGGCGTCCCCGAGGACCAGGAGGTGTTTCCCACCCTGCAGACCGAAGTGTGGAGCTGGGGACACGGCGAGCAAGGGGAGCTGGGACATGGAGACAACCTGGACAG GCTCCAGCCGTTCTGCATCAAGAGCCTGAACAAGAAGGAGGTGATCCGTGTTTCAGCCGGCGCCCATCACTCCATCGCTCTGACGGCTCAGTCTCAG GTGTATTCGTGGGGCAGTAACCTCTCCGGTCAACTGGGACACATGGACACGCCCAGCACCGTCCCCCGTCTTGCAAAA CTGTCGGAGGGGATCCGGGTTTGGGACGCCAGCGCTGGGGAGAGACACACTCTCCTGCTGGCTGACGGAGACTGCATCCAGCCCATCATTTACTACAGCGGGCAGCAGGTGAAGGAGGCTGGAGAAGAGGAGAAGgtggagaagatggaggaggaggaggaggaggaggaagatgagaggCCGGGAGGCTACACCCAGCAGCCCGTCCTGCTCCCGTTCTGCATGAAC CTGGGCTTCGTGAGCAGCGTGGTCGCCGGCGGTCGCCGGTGCGTCGCGCTCTCCGACAGGAACGTCATGGGCTTCATCTCCAGCCTTCACGAGTTGGCGTCCGCGGAGAGGAAGTTCTACTGCAAGCTGTGCGACATCAAATCCCAAGTtttgcgccccctgctggagctCG AGTCGCTGAGCTCGGCGTTGGGGCCGGCGGCCACTGAGCTCCTGCAGACGCTGGCGGGCAGATTCAGCCTGCTGAGCCACCTGACCGGGCAGCACGGCGCCAGCCTCACCGCCAACCTGCGACGCGGCCGTGACGTCAGCAGCCTCCTCATGCTGGAGCACGCCAGCATCTTCCTAGACGTCTACAATGA CTACTGCTCAACTGTGGGGAACTTCTTCGTGATGGGAGGTTTCCACGCTCTTACAAAGCCGTCCTT ggataTCTTCGGGAAAAGTCCCGAGCTACTGCAGAGGCTGTCGGAGTGCAGCGAGGAGAACACCGTCACCTCTGACCTCTTGGTGGCGCTCTTCTACCTCCCAACCCAACACTTGCACGAATACGGCCGGCTGCTGCTCAAACTGGCCACCTGCTTTGAAGTG AGCTCCGGTGACTACCAGAAGCTGCAGGACAGCTGTTCCAAGTTCGAAGCTCtgactctgcagctgaagaggaaaagaaaagaggccGAGTACACCTTCCACTTCTGGAAGAGCTTCCCGGGGAAAATGACG GACTCCCTGAGGAAGCCGAACCGCAGACTCATCTACGAGAGCAGCAACAAATCTCTCACGGTGCAGAACGCCGGCCGCTTTTCCGTCAACTGGTTCATCCTCTTCAACGACTCCCTGGTGCACGCGCAG TTCTCCACCCATCACATCTTCGCCTTGGCCACGCTGTGGGTGGAGCCTGCACCAGAGGACAATTCTGGACT GCATGGTTTGAAGGTGGTCACGCCGGAGGAGACGCTAACTCTGCTGGCCTCGTCTTCCGCCGAGAAG acCAAGTGGCTCCGCGCCATCAACCAGGCGGTGGATCAGGCTCTGAGCGGGGCGGGGCAGGACGCCAGCGGCCCGGCATCAAAGTCGGACCCTCCGATCTCCAGGACCGCCTCGTACACGTTCTATAAAGACGGACGGCTGAAGGATGCAACTTATGAGGGTCGCTGGCTCGCTGGCAAGCCTCATGGCAG aGGTATTCTAAAATGGCCTGATGGGAGGATTTACACCGGCTCGTTCAAAAGCGGGTTGGAGGATGG CTTTGGGGAGTTCGCTTGCCCCAACAAGGCGCTGAATCAAGGTGATCTTTATCAAGGTTACTGGAAAGAAGGGAAGATGCATGGCCTTGGGACATACCG GTACGCAAGCGGCGAAGTTTACGACGGCTCCTTCCAGGATGGCATGCGGCAGGGTCACGGGATGCTGCGCAGTGGAAAGCACAACACCTCATCCCCCAGCGTCTTCATCGGACAGTGGCTACAAGACAAGAAAACGGGCTACGGAGTCTTTGACGACATCACAAA AGGGGAGAAGTACATGGGAATGTGGCAAGACCACCAGCGACAGGGCACGGGGGTCGTCGTCACCcagtttggtctgtactatgaAGGTGCCTTCAAAGACAACAAGATGATG ggTACAGGAATCCTTCTGTCTGAGGACGACACAACCTATGAGGGGGAGTTCTCTGATGATTGGACCCTCAGTGGAAAG GGTGTACTTACTATGCCAAATGGTGACTACCTGGAGGGCTCCTTTAGTGGCGAGTGGGGGTCTGGCCTCAAAGTGACGGGCTCCTACTTCAAGCCAAACCTGTTTGACGCTGAAAAGGACAGGAACCGGGCCGT GAAGCTGGGTCGGATGAGCGTGAGGGCGGAGGAAAAGTGGCAGGCGGTGTTCGAAGAGTGTTGGAGTGAGCTGGGCTGCGAGGCACCAGGTGAAGGGGAGCACTTGAAGGCCTGGGAGAACATCGCTGTGGCCCTGACCTCTAGGAGGCAGCAGATACAAGACAG TCCAGAAATATTGTCTCGGAGTCACAGTAAAACTCTAGAGGGTCTGGAGGTCATCCCCCAACATGAAGGGCCTATCACAATCGAGAGATATCACAGCATCCGACTGTACCTACTCAAG gcttgtgACACCCCCCTTCACCCTCTGGGCCGGCTGTTGGAAACCCTGGTGGCCGTCTACAGGATGACCTACGTTGGCGTGGGCGCGAACCGTCGCCTGCTGCCTCAGGCGGTCAACGAGATCAAGTCTTACCTCTGCCGCATCTTCCAGATTGTCAG ATTTCTCTTCCCTGACCTGCCAGAAGAGGGCGGTCTAATACCTGAACCAGCCGAAAACCTTCCAGATGGAAACCAGGAGATGTCCGCTGACACCCGGACAGAGTCGCCCAAACCAGG CCGCGTGGTGAGTAGCTCGGCTCTGCTGCTGCCTGTCCTGCTGCCTCGCCTCTACCCACCACTCTTCACTCTCTACGCtctggagaaggagaaggaggacgACATGTACTGGGAGTGTGTCCTGCGTCTCAACAAGCAGCCCGACCTCGCCCTGCTTGCCTTCCTGGGTGTCCAACA AAAGTTTTGGCCTGTTTCAATCCCAAACTCTTTGCCTGCTCCAGGAGGGAAACAGCCG GTTGCCTCAAGCACTAAAGACGCCTGCTTTGCCTCGGCAGTAGAAACGCTACAGCAGATCAG CACAACATTCACCCCGTCAGACAAGCTGCAGGTGATCCAGCTCACCTTCGAGGAGATCACACAGGAAGTGCAGTCTCTGCTGAAGCAGGACTTCCTGTGGTCCATGGATGACCTGTTCCCCGTGTTCCTGTATGTGGTGCTGCGAGCCCG